The Bacteroidota bacterium nucleotide sequence GGAGTATGCTTACGTGCTCGCGTATCATGCGCCCGCATGGCTGTACAACAGCATGAGCGCGCTCATGAGCGTGGCAGCAGTTTTATTTTTTTACAAAGCAGCACGCAAAATGCAGTTGCCTTATTCATTCGCCGCATCACTTGCATTTTCATTCGCACCTTGTTTTTTCATTGCAGGAACATACACAATAGATTTTGCGTGGTCGCTGGCTTTCGTGATGGCTTCATTTTATTTTCTGCTCAGCGGAAAAAATATCCTGTGCGGGATCATGATCGGCCTGGCAATCGGTTGCCGCATCACTTCGGGAATTTTTATTGTGCCGTGGGCTATTTTACTTTTCAGCAAACTCGATCTGAAATTCTGGATGAAAAACATTCTGCTTGTAACTATTCCCGCCATCATCACCGGCATTTTATTTTACATTCCGGCTTACCGCATTTACGGATTTTCTTTTTTCAATTACAGCGACCAGTTTCCGTATCCGGGCATGGCGAAAGTGTTTTTCAAAATGAGCTTCGGCGTTTTCGGATCACTCGGAATAATTTCCATTTTAATATTTCTTTTCCCGGCGATGAAAAATCTCCGCAAAAGAAATATTCACGGCGTCACCCTGTTCTCCTCCGAAAGATTGTTGTTCGCTTCTGTCACGATCATCGTCCTGCTTATCATTTCCTATTTACGTTTGCCGCAGAAATCGGGTTATCTCCTTCCCGTGATTCCTTTTCTCATCATCATTTTTGCCTTGCTGCTCAACAAAAAACAATTTCGAATTTTCACTTTTCTGTTCATCCTCTCTCCTTTTCTTTTCGGCATCAATCTCACCGATTCCATTCGCGGAGCAAATTATTCTTCATTAGCTTTTAAATTGAAAATATCGGGACAGGAATTATTTTTTGATCCATTGAATGGCCCTGCTTTGGCCGAACGTTCGAAGCGCATCAATAAAATGAAATTCTGTGACGAGGTGATCTCCGCCATGAAAAGCGGAAATGAAAAGTCTTTTATCATTGCCGGATGGTGGTACAATGAAATTCAAACGCATTATTATGAAATGGCCGGCACTGGCGATAAACACTTTCTTTTCTACAAAAATTGCAACGGACTTGACTCGATAAAAAATTCGGGAGGAAATATTTTCTATCTTCCTGAACAAAATCTGAACAATGATGAGATGTACGGGCAGAATTGCACCGACAGTCTTGCAAAACAATTTCCGAAGAAATGAATCAACCTAATCCTTTCATCAATCCATTGCCGCCTCCACAGCAGAAATTCAAGGGACTCATCTTAGCTGCTAATATTGTTTCATCGATCCTGATGGCTGCTGCATTATTTACTTTCATTCATACGATTCAGCGCTCCCATGTCGAGCGAAGACAATCATTCCACAACCGCGATCTTGACATGGTGGCCGATTCTATCCGTATGGCTGATTCACTTAATGCAATAATGAATGCAATAACAACCGCACCTGCTGCCACTGACTATGATAATTCATCTGCCGATCTCCAGGAATCGATGAATGAATTGCAATATGATATGGTAAAAACACAAGCAGCAGGACATTCCAACGAAACAGAGATCATCAACGCACTGGATGAACTCAAGCAGCAGTCGGATGAAATGGCAAATTACATTCGCAGTGATTACCGCGATTTCACGGATTATGAATCCAACCTTGCTTATTATGCCCAATCGGATGCGGCAAAAAAATTTTTCATCGACCAGGATCGCGCTTCAACACTGAAAGACCGGATGGTTGCCTATCGTGCGCGTGTGATCGTGATGATGGCGGCTCTTCACATGAGTGATGCTGCGACACTGCGTGAATCACTCCCGATGGATGACAGCGATTATTACGGTTACAATACCAAATGGGATGAATCGAATTTCAATGCGACCGTTTGGGACGCGCAATATTTTCTGAAACAAATGGAATCGGAAGTAAGGGAATTCGAAGGGAGCGCTCTCGATAAGTTACCACAAATAATAAAATAACTATATGAACCAGGATCAACAAGGTGGTTTTGGAAATTATAATTACAATTATAATAATCCCTACCAGCCGCCATTCAATCCGCCGCCGAAAAAAAATAACCGTGCGATCATCTGGATCACGTGCGGACTTATTTTCGCCGGACTTCTTGCATTGCTCATTGTGAACGTGATGAAAGCCGGGAAAAAATTCGGCGACAAGATCGGGCAGGCCACCACTTCCATTGACCAGATGATGGATTCGCTGAATGATAATTCCAACGATGAAAGTTACAAGGCAGCATACGCTGAGCTCGGGGATAATGCAGTGGACCGGAAGATACGCGCAAAACTCGACGAGCTGAAATCGGCAACAGAAGAGATCATAAAAAAAATAAAAACAATGCAGGAAGAATTCCATGATACATTGCATGATGCGCAGGCGAGTATCCTGAACATGGGCATTGCCAGAGAATTTTTTATTGAGAGCGGCAGAGCCACGCAGTTGAAAATCAATATTGAAAAATACCGTGACAACATGTGCTTGCTTGCCGATCCTTCGAACAATATTAATGCAAAAATGTGGCTCGACCTTGATAATGACAACAGCAAGGATCCTTTCAATCATTACAAAACCTGGGAAGAAAAAGAATTCCGCCAGGCGCCGACTGCTGCACTTGCAAATCTTGCGGGACTGAAATCGGAGATACACTCTTTTGAAGGAACGCTCATTAGCGAGTTGCAGAGTAAGATCCAGGGAAATTCGTTAAGCGATACAATGGGCGGACATTAACCTTTTTTCATCGCCTGAAATTCTCCGGCTATACCGGAGTTCCTGCAATTTGCCGAATTATTTTTCCAACTCAGGATTTCATCCCGTATTTTCGCAACTCTAAAAAAAAAGTATGAAAAAGATTTTTTCTCTCCTGCTCGTGCTTATGTGCGCGAACGCATACGCGCAAAAAGACCGGCATGATAAAGGTTCGATGAAACCTTATTCGAATCCTTTTTTCGCGCAGATCAAACAGAAACTGAATGACTACAATTCCAAACCGGAAGAGCAGGACAAACGTTTCATGATGGATTATACCAATGTGGATATTCCGAAATCGATGAGCGAATTCAAAACTGTATTTGCAAATCCATCCGTTTCCCAGGGCGCATCCAACACGTGCTGGTGTTTTTCTACGCTTTCATTTTATGAAGCAGAGATCAATCGCATTTCAAAACAAGACATCCGTCTTTCGGAATCTTATGTTGTGTATTGGGAATACGTGGAGAAGACAAAAGAATTTATCCGCACGCGCGGAACTTCTGCTTTCGGCGAAGGATCAGAATCAAATGCAGTAACGCGCATGATGAAACAGTATGGAATTGTTCCGAATGACGCCTTCACCGGCATGAAACCCAACCAGCCGTTTTACGATCACCAGAAATTGTATGATGAACTGAATACTTATTTACAAAATCTGAAAACAAGTGGAGCGTGGAATGAAGATGAAGCAGTGGCTACGGTGAAATCTATAATGAATTTTCAAATGGGTGAACCCCCGGCTGCTGTAACTATAAATGGAAAAACAATGTCGCCGCAGGCATACCTGAGCGATGTATGCAAATTAAATCCGGATGATTATTGCGAATTCATGTCGCTCATGCAATCGCCTTATTGGACAAAGGCAGAATATAATGTTCCGGACAACTGGTGGCATTCTACCGATTATTATAATGTTCCGCTCGACACGTGGATGGAAATAATTAAAACAGGTGTGAAGAACGGTTACAGCATGGCGCTCGGCGGTGATGTTTCCGAATCAGGAATGAATCCTTCGCTGGGTGTGGCGATGGTTCCTTCTTATGATTGTCCGCACGAATACATTGACGAAAATGCGCGGCAACTCCGTTTCTCCAATGGAAGTACAACAGATGATCATGGAATTCATCTTATTGGTTATTGTGAAAAAACAAATGGAACCTGGTTCCTGATCAAAGACAGCGGAAGCAGTGCAAGAAATAATCCGCAGAATCCGGGTTACTATTATTATCACGAAGATTATGTGAAATTAAAAATGATGACTTTCACTATTCATAAAGATGCGGTGAAAGATGTGTTGGCGAAGTTCACGAAGTAATGCATAATGCATAATGAAAATGTATAATGAAAATGGTTTGCCCTTGTGATTCAATATCCATTATGCATTATTCATTATGCATTACCTTAGCTGCGTGAAGAAACTTTTCATCTTCTTAATAGTCTCTTTAGCGGTAGAATCCTGCTCCGATCACGGAAATATGGATGACCTGGACTGGATGGTGGGAAAATGGTCGGGCACTGATGTGAATGGACTTGTGTTTCATGAGAACTGGGAACGCGGTGATAAAAAAAGTCTCACTGGATTCAGTTGTTCTATTTCTCCGGAAGGAGATACCGTTTTACATCAGCCGCTGAAGATCGATCTCGTTGAAAATGTTCCGTTTTATTTTGCAACACTTCCGAAAAGTAAAGAACCGGTTCTTTTCAAATTGATCGAGAGTGATGCGCATCATGCGATATTCGAGAATAAGGAACATGATTTTCCGAAACGGATCACCTACGAGCTGGAAAAGAGCAACACGATGAAAGTTAAATTAGAAGGGATAGAAAAAGGCCATCCGAAAATCGAGACGCTGGAATTTGAACGCGATATTCCGGGAATGAATACACAACCGGGCGATTCACTGAAGAAAGACAACACACAGCATATTATTATTCAGTAAATCCATCACACATTCCATCACAAAGGGAACGAATTGCGCCCTTCGACTTCGCTCAGGACGACATGCGAAAATGCGAATGACAACTGCCGCTGACAACTGATTCCAGTTCATTCTTCGCCAAAAATAATATTCCTTAGTTGTTCCAGCGTTGCAGGTTTCTCGGAGATCAATGCAGCATCATAACGCGTATTACCATTCATTTTCTTTCCGTCGAGAAATGCATTTTCATTCACGTAAAATAATTTTCCTTTTTTATCGACGATCACCATCACATTTGTCCCGGTCTTATTGTAAGTCACCAATGGTTTACCTCCTTTATCAGGAAAAAAGCTGGTGGCCGAATTCACATCGCGATCAATGAGATAAAGATTTGCAGTGGCAACCGTTGCCGAATCATTCACTTTAAAATCGGTACGCACATTCACCGGATCGGGAATATCGCCACAGTGATCACAATTGTAAATTCCGAATGAAGCGATGGAGAGTGACTGGTACACTAATTCATTCTGCTGTGTTTGCGCATCGGCAACGCCATTCGGATAATTTCCATAAGGATAAAAAGCTGCATTGTTGCCCATGAGTTTTGGAAATTCATTTTTATAATAATCCATCCATCCCGCGAAATCAAAATTTGCTTCAGAATCATTCATCAGCCGTTTGCAATCCTTCCACGCATTGAGCGAATCCTGCGAAAGTTCTTTCAGGAGTCCTGCATTTCTTTTTCCCATTCGCTGGATAGAATGCGTCATGGAATTTTTTCTTTTATCGAGCGCGCGCGTGTACCTGCGGAACATGGAATTCTTCGAACGTTCATTGATCTCTTTCGGTCCGCTCTTCAACAGGTGAACGGGAACCACATTTATTTTCCTGAAACCTTTCGGTGTTTTCAATTCGAGAATAAATCCGTCGCCATCATCATAAATGCGCACATCATTTATCCCGGAACGTTTGCGGAAAAGATCTTTCATTTCTTTCGTCCGCAGGTTATCAGTGGTCATCCATTTCACGCCGGCAAATGCACGCAACTCGGGATTGTTGTTATTGTGAGCAAGCATGCGTTCGAGATAAAAACACGTCGTTCCCTTGTGATGATAATTTTTGTGAAGCCGGAAAACATTCTGCTGCGCAGTTTTTGTTTTAAAAAATCCGCGATACGTTCCTTTACGCTGGTCATAATAATAGTCGAGGTCATTGTATCGTGTGTCGAGATCGTTCGGATCGAATTGACGCGGCCTTTTTTTACTAAGCTCTTTCATTTTCGTGCAGAATTTCTGGACCGCTTCCGATGGTAACTGAACCGTAAGTGCATTGGAAGAATTATCCGATTCCACGCTTCCTGTATTTTCCTGGTACGTCCATCCGTTCTTTTCATCAAGACGGTAAAAATTGAAATTCCTTGCTGTATCAACGACAGCAAACTGCATCTGAACATTTTTTCCTGACGCGAGAAAAATTTCTTTTCCGTCCACACTTGCATTCATCTCGAACATTCCTGCACTTACAAAATGTCCTTTCTTTCCTGCGCTGTCGTAATTCATCGGAATTCCGCTGAGCATGATGTCGACCGGGTCACGGAATTCGCGGTAATCAATCGTCACATCTCCTTTGACGGTATTTCCATTCGCATCCACAAAAGCGTTTTCCGGAATAATGATCTTCGTTCCTGAAGGATATTCTATTGTGCCGCCGGTAAGCGCATTCTCGGAATAAATATTTTTCACAACGTTCAGCCCCGGTATCGGTTCTTTTACAAGCGGATGAATTTTGTTCAGTGCGATCGGCCGGTGCGGAAGTTTCATTTCATTTCCGTCGAATGCCATTCCCTGCAGCATATCGCGCATGATGCCTGTATGCTCGTGTGTGAATGTTTCATCGTAACTGGAATATTTCAATTGCAATTTGCTGTCGCCGAATCCAAGTGAAATACTATCGCTTGCGATAAGAGAAGAAGGATCTTCATTGTTGATCTCATATCCATCGGCAAGCGAAATATCTTTATTGACCACCTCCACTTCCTTCAGGTTGCGGAGATAGCCGAATGAACGCGGAATGGATTGCAGCGAAGAAGTTTCATAATGAAATTTTTCAATGGCGGGCATTCCTGCTACACTGCTGAAAAGATTTCCGGGATCCATTGTTTCGCAATTCACCACGTTCAGTTCTTTTACATTCGTGAGCATTTTTATTCCACCGGAAATATTTTTCACTTCACAATTCTCAATGGTAATGGAATGCACGCCGGGAAGAGCGGCAATGGCAATGATATCCTGCTCCAGTGTAATGGAATCATTCACATTACTGATCACTACATTTTTCACATTGCTGAACTTCTGAAAATCTTTCATCAGAAATTTTGCATCGTTGGGATCGGCGCCAAGCTGAAGTGAAGTAACTGAAGGAGGATTTTTAAGCGCATTGCGCATATTCACCTGCGCGTACATGTGCATGCTCACGGAAAAAGTTCCGATGAAACTCAAAAGAAATAATTTTTTCATGTCTTGGAATTTGACTTTATAACGATAGGACGGGAAAAGGATACAACCGTTGCTTCCGGCGCATCGGGTACGAATTACGAATGAGCGCTGATATACTGATCACTGATTTTTAGCTGCTGCCGCTTACAAACTGCCTACTGCTTACTGTATCTTTTCCCCCATATTTGCATTAGGAATAAAAAACACCGGAAAAATTGAACGAACATCACAAGACCGCAGAAGATCTGAAATCGGAACTGGAGGTGATAGAAGCCGCAAGGAAAGATCCTGCGCGATTCGGTGCGCTTTATGAAAAATATTACAAGCAGGTATTCGTGTTCATTTACAGGAGGACAGGCGATGAAGAAACAACAGCAGATATTGTATCCAACACTTTTCTCAAAGCAATGATCTCGTTACAGAAATATGTTTTCAAGGGCGTCCCATTTTCAGCATGGCTTTTCCGGATCGCGATCAACGAGATGAATATGTTTTTCCGGAAAACAGATCGTGAACGGTTAGTGAGTCTTGATGTGAATGATCTCGGAAAAGTGATCGCAGAGAGCGGAGAAAGTGATAATGATGACAATCAGAAATTGCTCCTGCGTGCGCTGGCGAAATTGCCCGGAGAAGAAATGCAACTGATCGAATTGAGGTTTTTCGAAAAGCGTGCATTCGCAGAAGTGGGAGAAATACTCGGAATAACAGAGAACAATGCGAAGGTGAGAACGTATCGCATCATTGATAAATTAAAATCAGTATTCATTAAAGCAGGTTCGCGCTGAATGCGCAACTACGAACATGGCCAACTATAAATTTCAACTCAATCCGAAGGAACCGCGCGAAGACATGATAGAACGTCATCGCGATTTCGGAAAGGTGCTCCACAATTACCAGAAGATGACGCACCCGCTTTACCGGACTCCTTTGTACCGTTACAGAAGCATCCTGCTCGGTGTGCTCATTGTTCTTACGCTCACGTGGATGATCGTGGAATTCGGCGGAAACCAACAGGAGAAAAAACACAGGGCAGATTCGATCCGGAAAAGTGATTCTATCGCGAAAGAAAAAACTCCAAACGCTAACCGATGAAACGATAACCTACTCCGCGAATAGAAAAGAAGTGACGTGGATCGCGTGGGTTCTTTTCAAAATATTTTCTGAAATTGAGAATGTAATTATCGATAGCGCGGCCGGTGGGTTGCGTATCGTCCTTCCATAAATTATCAAGGATCTCTTCTCTCGAAA carries:
- a CDS encoding peptidase C1: MKKIFSLLLVLMCANAYAQKDRHDKGSMKPYSNPFFAQIKQKLNDYNSKPEEQDKRFMMDYTNVDIPKSMSEFKTVFANPSVSQGASNTCWCFSTLSFYEAEINRISKQDIRLSESYVVYWEYVEKTKEFIRTRGTSAFGEGSESNAVTRMMKQYGIVPNDAFTGMKPNQPFYDHQKLYDELNTYLQNLKTSGAWNEDEAVATVKSIMNFQMGEPPAAVTINGKTMSPQAYLSDVCKLNPDDYCEFMSLMQSPYWTKAEYNVPDNWWHSTDYYNVPLDTWMEIIKTGVKNGYSMALGGDVSESGMNPSLGVAMVPSYDCPHEYIDENARQLRFSNGSTTDDHGIHLIGYCEKTNGTWFLIKDSGSSARNNPQNPGYYYYHEDYVKLKMMTFTIHKDAVKDVLAKFTK
- a CDS encoding sigma-70 family RNA polymerase sigma factor, with translation MNEHHKTAEDLKSELEVIEAARKDPARFGALYEKYYKQVFVFIYRRTGDEETTADIVSNTFLKAMISLQKYVFKGVPFSAWLFRIAINEMNMFFRKTDRERLVSLDVNDLGKVIAESGESDNDDNQKLLLRALAKLPGEEMQLIELRFFEKRAFAEVGEILGITENNAKVRTYRIIDKLKSVFIKAGSR